A portion of the Luteolibacter rhizosphaerae genome contains these proteins:
- a CDS encoding DUF58 domain-containing protein, whose translation MTRDEISRCHSRALAASGRLRLPLRSRVWKGQAGEFQGAGVGSSLDFQDHRTYVPGDDPRHINWQAYARTGQYTMKLYREEVRPVVDVVLDASESMFFDTEKAERSAELFCFAVESARRSGAATAVYLVRGDAVRPVPPETISVHRWLEEARALKPSDAAMPPDFSRIPFRGNAIRVLVSDLLFPGDPDHAIRLLAARQGSPILLAPFLQKEAAPEWTGNYEFIDAERNSRHHHRIEPSVLKRYKEAYTNHFAMWKNAARRHQCRMARVACETDLQTALFAEALPSGALETTN comes from the coding sequence ATGACCCGCGACGAGATCTCCCGCTGCCACTCCCGGGCACTGGCCGCATCCGGCCGCTTGCGCCTCCCCCTGCGCTCACGCGTGTGGAAGGGCCAGGCCGGTGAATTCCAAGGGGCGGGTGTCGGTTCCTCGCTCGATTTCCAAGACCACCGCACCTACGTGCCGGGGGACGATCCGCGCCACATCAACTGGCAGGCTTACGCAAGGACCGGCCAATATACGATGAAGCTCTACCGCGAGGAGGTCCGACCGGTGGTGGACGTGGTGCTGGATGCTTCCGAGTCGATGTTCTTCGACACGGAGAAGGCGGAGCGCAGCGCCGAGCTCTTTTGCTTCGCAGTGGAATCGGCGCGTCGTTCGGGTGCCGCGACCGCGGTGTATCTGGTGCGCGGCGATGCAGTGCGACCGGTGCCTCCGGAGACGATAAGCGTGCACCGCTGGCTGGAGGAGGCGCGGGCGTTGAAGCCCTCCGACGCGGCGATGCCGCCGGACTTCTCCCGAATCCCCTTTCGTGGGAATGCGATCCGGGTGCTGGTGTCCGACCTGCTTTTCCCCGGCGATCCGGACCATGCGATCCGCCTGCTGGCGGCGCGGCAGGGCAGCCCGATCCTGCTTGCACCCTTCCTGCAGAAGGAAGCGGCTCCAGAGTGGACCGGGAACTACGAGTTCATCGATGCCGAGCGCAACTCGCGGCACCACCACCGGATCGAGCCCTCCGTGCTGAAACGCTACAAGGAGGCATACACCAACCACTTCGCTATGTGGAAGAACGCCGCGCGGCGGCACCAGTGCCGGATGGCGCGGGTGGCTTGTGAGACCGATCTCCAGACGGCGCTCTTCGCGGAAGCCCTGCCAAGCGGAGCGCTGGAGACGACGAATTAG